A section of the Epinephelus moara isolate mb chromosome 3, YSFRI_EMoa_1.0, whole genome shotgun sequence genome encodes:
- the abr gene encoding active breakpoint cluster region-related protein isoform X2 — MTEILVSDVNLNSVCERLEQHCCVDQNQQNLSSQPQTPVLKRHTNTGAKLWGRVRSKLLRQKLDPQTVQSKNWHMDVIEMNGIKVEFSMKFTSRDLSLKRTPSKKQSGVFGVKINVVTKRERSKVPYIVRQCIEEVEKRGIDEVGIYRISGVATDIQALKTAFDTNTKDILVMLSDMDINAIAGTLKLYFRELPEPLLTDRLYPAFMEGIALSDPAAKENCMMHLLRSLPDPNLMTFLTLLEHLKRVAEKEPINKMSLHNLATVFGPTLLRPSESESTKGQHITSASDIWSHDVMAQVQVLLYYLQHPPISFAELKRNTLYFSTDV; from the exons ATGACGGAGATTCTAGTGTCGGATGTAAACTTGAACTCGGTGTGTGAGCGTCTGGAGCAGCACTGCTGTGTGGACCAGAACCAGCAAAATCTGTCCAGCCAGCCTCAGACCCCTGTGCTTAAGAGGCACACCAACACCGGGGCCAAGCTATGGGGCCGTGTTCGCAGCAAGCTGCTCAGACAAAAG CTGGATCCTCAGACGGTGCAGTCCAAGAACTGGCACATGGACGTCATAGAGATGAATGGG ATCAAAGTGGAATTCTCCATGAAGTTTACGAGTCGGGACCTCAGCTTGAAGAGAACGCCATCCAAAAAACAGAGTGGGGTGTTTGGAGTCAAAATCAACGTGGTGACAAA GCGCGAGCGCTCCAAGGTGCCTTACATCGTCCGTCAGTGCATTGAGGAAGTGGAGAAGAGGGGGATTGACGAAGTGGGAATCTACAGGATCTCAGGGGTGGCCACGGATATCCAGGCCCTCAAAACTGCATTCGACACCA ATACCAAAGACATCCTGGTGATGCTGAGCGACATGGACATCAACGCCATCGCAGGAACACTGAAGCTGTACTTCAGGGAGCTGCCGGAGCCTCTGCTCACTGACCGCCTCTACCCCGCCTTCATGGAGGGCATAG CGCTCTCAGACCCGGCAGCCAAGGAGAACTGCATGATGCACCTCCTGCGCTCCCTGCCCGACCCCAACCTCATGACCTTCCTCACTCTGCTGGAGCACCTCAAACg ggtGGCTGAAAAGGAGCCCATCAACAAGATGTCCCTCCATAACCTGGCCACTGTGTTTGGCCCCACTCTGCTCAGGCCCTCAGAGTCAGAGAGCACGAAGGGACAGCACATCACCTCCGCCTCTGACATCTGGTCACATGACGTGATGGCGCAG